Proteins co-encoded in one Methanosarcinales archaeon Met12 genomic window:
- a CDS encoding PH domain-containing protein, protein MSQIKDLRTPSNSSELVGFDLVGVSSVTSDIYVRSDRGFLQGRINGKINMWELEQHLQKDEKIEYEGTPEWIGYFWKFCLGIITIPLLIGVLIIGWVIIQKLSTKYAITDKRVMDRYGVISEDFKSASFKHITSVRTKQGIIGKMFNFGDIIIDTAGSGIVFEFVWKYVKNPIQVKNQIEKHID, encoded by the coding sequence ATGTCCCAAATCAAAGATTTGCGGACTCCGTCTAACTCTTCCGAGTTAGTCGGCTTTGATTTAGTCGGTGTTTCATCTGTGACATCAGACATTTATGTTCGTTCAGATAGAGGGTTTCTACAAGGCCGAATTAATGGAAAGATTAACATGTGGGAACTCGAACAACATTTACAAAAAGATGAGAAGATTGAATATGAAGGAACTCCTGAATGGATAGGATACTTTTGGAAATTTTGTCTTGGGATAATAACAATTCCACTTCTAATCGGAGTTCTAATTATCGGGTGGGTTATTATACAAAAATTATCTACAAAATATGCAATAACAGATAAGCGAGTCATGGATAGATATGGAGTTATTTCAGAAGACTTTAAATCCGCCTCGTTTAAACATATTACCTCTGTTAGAACAAAGCAAGGAATAATTGGAAAAATGTTCAATTTTGGTGATATAATTATTGATACCGCAGGTAGTGGTATTGTGTTTGAGTTTGTTTGGAAGTATGTAAAAAATCCAATCCAAGTGAAAAACCAAATAGAAAAACATATCGATTAA
- the alaS gene encoding alanine--tRNA ligase has product MNDEQIKNKMKSHFSRNYNKFYPARTLESLGFCRNICKKCGKSFWAIQPRDFCDEPACSGGYRFINQTITKRKFGYKEAWDVYVDAFKKWDYVPLDRYPVVCRWYDALYFVTAGINDFQPYVVSGEVEPPADAVIEPQFCLRFQDIDSVGITGRHYTGFIMVGQHVFNTTDKYVYFKEEGIAQIYEFLTNGLGISPHELYFHEDVWAGGGNFGPSMEFFSRGLELGNQVYMQYQSLPDGSYKELQTQVIDMGAGLERWSWLSQGTPMSYDTVFPSVMKYLYKYGGAPPEFWSKFARYAGLLSVDEMENLSPIWNDVASYIGIEPHNLKEEVYRTRSLYALGDHTRTLLVALHDGALPSNVGGGYNLRNILRRCWSLIDEYDIDVELEDLFKLHIDEFGKWFTELRDYGSLFEILQIERRRYDETMRKSRDIVRRMTQRNEKFDVNKLVELYDSHGISPAVIREFGHSVTIPDDFYHQVQMRHEKQEAKVDRAKYDVTGIRPTKMLYYEKPAATKFTAKAIKRIAPTKIILDKTLFYPSSGGQVHDTGTLNGVKVLEVIKEDGVIIHITEKPIEGDVVEGIIDAELRKVLSEHHTATHIVNYAARKVLGEHIWQAGAEKTPEKARLDITHYDSLSFDQLQEIERAANELVKRNIPVRIMEMPRGEAESRYSMRIYQGGAVPGKVLRIVGIGEYEVEACGGTHTKSTSEVGFIKITSSERIQDGVVRLEFVVGENAMKEIQHHERILKELSDMWGVSRDDVPKTAKKFFEEWKWLKKENARLKEELAKARISDMANSARKVDDVRLISRTFADADIEELIKMAPLLAKEDVVVILASSKDDVKIVVSAGPVAVKRGIDSGAIVRELSKMVGGGGGGRPELAQGGGPKVERLDEVLEKGVDLVKKAINS; this is encoded by the coding sequence ATGAACGACGAGCAGATTAAAAATAAGATGAAATCTCACTTCTCAAGGAATTATAATAAATTCTACCCAGCCAGGACGTTAGAATCCCTTGGTTTCTGCAGAAATATTTGTAAAAAATGTGGCAAAAGTTTCTGGGCTATCCAGCCGCGGGACTTCTGTGACGAACCTGCGTGCAGTGGCGGGTATCGGTTTATCAACCAGACCATCACGAAAAGGAAATTTGGATATAAAGAGGCATGGGACGTATATGTAGATGCGTTCAAGAAATGGGATTATGTGCCACTTGACAGATATCCAGTCGTATGCAGGTGGTATGACGCTCTTTACTTTGTGACCGCAGGCATAAATGATTTCCAGCCATATGTCGTTTCTGGGGAAGTGGAGCCACCAGCGGATGCGGTGATTGAACCACAATTCTGCCTGAGATTCCAGGATATCGACAGCGTGGGAATCACAGGTAGGCATTACACTGGTTTCATAATGGTGGGCCAGCACGTGTTTAATACCACGGATAAGTACGTCTATTTCAAGGAGGAGGGAATAGCCCAGATATACGAGTTTTTAACAAATGGATTGGGAATTTCTCCACATGAGTTATACTTCCATGAGGATGTCTGGGCAGGTGGAGGAAATTTCGGCCCATCTATGGAGTTCTTTTCAAGAGGCCTTGAACTGGGCAACCAGGTGTACATGCAATACCAATCACTGCCAGACGGCTCTTATAAAGAACTTCAAACCCAGGTAATCGACATGGGTGCTGGTCTGGAACGATGGTCGTGGCTTTCACAGGGGACCCCTATGTCATATGATACCGTCTTCCCGAGTGTCATGAAATATCTATACAAATATGGAGGCGCCCCCCCAGAATTCTGGAGCAAGTTCGCGAGATACGCGGGTCTGTTGAGCGTCGACGAGATGGAGAATCTCAGCCCCATATGGAATGACGTGGCGTCCTATATTGGCATCGAGCCACACAACCTCAAAGAAGAAGTTTACAGGACACGGTCGCTTTATGCTTTGGGAGATCACACGAGGACGCTTTTAGTCGCACTACATGATGGTGCACTGCCCAGCAATGTAGGGGGAGGATATAATCTCAGAAATATCCTGAGACGTTGTTGGTCCCTCATCGATGAGTATGACATCGACGTCGAGCTTGAAGACCTTTTCAAACTTCATATCGATGAATTCGGCAAATGGTTCACCGAGCTCAGAGATTATGGGAGCCTGTTCGAAATTCTGCAAATCGAGAGGAGGCGATATGATGAGACGATGAGAAAGAGCAGGGACATCGTGCGGAGGATGACCCAGAGAAACGAAAAATTCGACGTAAACAAACTGGTGGAATTGTATGATTCCCATGGGATATCTCCAGCTGTCATAAGGGAATTCGGCCATTCTGTCACGATTCCGGATGATTTCTACCACCAGGTGCAGATGCGGCATGAGAAACAAGAGGCGAAAGTGGACAGGGCAAAATACGACGTTACAGGGATTCGCCCTACGAAAATGCTTTACTATGAAAAGCCAGCGGCAACGAAGTTTACTGCAAAAGCCATCAAACGGATTGCGCCTACTAAAATAATACTCGACAAGACCTTATTTTACCCAAGCAGCGGGGGACAGGTGCATGATACTGGAACATTAAACGGAGTAAAAGTCCTCGAGGTCATAAAAGAAGACGGCGTCATAATACATATTACTGAAAAGCCCATCGAAGGCGATGTGGTTGAGGGAATTATAGATGCTGAGTTGAGAAAGGTCTTGTCCGAGCACCATACTGCCACGCACATAGTCAATTATGCTGCCAGAAAGGTCCTGGGAGAGCATATCTGGCAGGCTGGCGCCGAAAAGACCCCTGAAAAGGCGAGACTTGACATCACCCATTACGACTCTTTAAGCTTTGACCAGCTCCAGGAGATAGAGAGGGCGGCAAACGAGCTTGTGAAACGGAACATTCCAGTTCGTATCATGGAAATGCCAAGGGGAGAAGCTGAAAGCAGATACTCTATGAGGATATATCAGGGCGGGGCCGTCCCGGGGAAGGTGTTGAGGATCGTTGGCATAGGCGAGTACGAGGTAGAGGCATGTGGAGGGACTCACACCAAAAGCACCTCAGAGGTAGGTTTTATCAAAATTACGAGCTCGGAGAGAATACAGGACGGCGTAGTTCGACTTGAATTTGTGGTAGGGGAGAATGCGATGAAAGAGATACAGCACCATGAGAGGATTTTAAAAGAATTGTCAGATATGTGGGGAGTTTCACGGGACGATGTTCCCAAGACTGCGAAGAAGTTCTTTGAAGAGTGGAAATGGCTCAAGAAGGAGAACGCCAGGCTGAAGGAGGAACTGGCTAAGGCGAGGATATCGGACATGGCCAATAGTGCGCGTAAGGTCGACGATGTTAGATTGATTTCGAGGACATTTGCCGACGCCGATATAGAAGAATTGATAAAGATGGCGCCACTGTTGGCAAAAGAGGACGTGGTCGTGATACTCGCATCCAGTAAGGACGATGTGAAAATAGTGGTCTCGGCTGGACCTGTCGCAGTCAAGCGCGGCATCGACTCGGGCGCCATCGTCCGCGAGTTATCCAAAATGGTAGGTGGTGGTGGTGGCGGAAGACCAGAGCTTGCGCAGGGGGGTGGTCCGAAGGTGGAGAGGTTGGATGAGGTGCTGGAGAAGGGCGTTGATTTAGTTAAAAAGGCTATAAACTCTTAG
- a CDS encoding PIN domain-containing protein translates to MKRPEKSTHKFLVDNNVFVSAIKHPGRRTQTLKLILRMIYDAKIELVMDALLLTEMKKYAQRFGSKTTTEIFDAIVAKANSVEVEEKFVKICKQYLPKKESADIVHAAACLQTGAILITNDKHFEKIRKEKIIKVWYTTEAIKRLR, encoded by the coding sequence ATGAAGAGGCCAGAAAAAAGTACCCACAAGTTCTTGGTTGACAACAATGTCTTTGTCTCAGCGATTAAACACCCTGGAAGAAGAACCCAGACGCTAAAATTAATCTTAAGAATGATATATGACGCCAAAATAGAGTTGGTCATGGATGCGCTCCTCTTAACAGAGATGAAGAAATATGCCCAGCGTTTTGGCTCAAAAACCACGACGGAAATTTTTGATGCCATCGTTGCTAAAGCAAACTCGGTTGAGGTCGAGGAAAAGTTCGTTAAGATCTGTAAGCAGTATCTACCTAAAAAAGAATCCGCAGATATCGTTCACGCCGCGGCCTGCCTTCAGACAGGTGCAATTTTAATAACGAATGACAAGCATTTTGAGAAGATTCGGAAGGAGAAGATCATCAAAGTATGGTACACAACTGAGGCGATAAAAAGGTTAAGGTGA
- a CDS encoding AbrB/MazE/SpoVT family DNA-binding domain-containing protein, translating to MVDMEIVGVDNAGRLIIPKDIRKRMGINEHSKLLITDVKDDIIVIKKMNIWEIVKRLQDELKGVDIDKIQKEVEAETNEEARKKYPQVLG from the coding sequence ATGGTAGATATGGAAATCGTAGGAGTAGACAATGCTGGACGTTTGATAATCCCAAAAGACATTCGTAAGCGAATGGGCATCAATGAGCATTCTAAGCTATTGATAACGGACGTAAAGGACGACATCATTGTAATCAAAAAGATGAACATATGGGAGATCGTTAAGAGGCTACAAGACGAACTAAAAGGCGTGGACATAGACAAGATTCAGAAAGAAGTTGAGGCAGAAACTAATGAAGAGGCCAGAAAAAAGTACCCACAAGTTCTTGGTTGA
- the thrC gene encoding threonine synthase produces the protein MFLECIECKTQYPDSEIIYRCPRCGGLLDVIYDYSNIDISAQNLKQPPSVWKYRALLPIKGEPVSLYEGGTPLYECGRLADEVGIRKLYVKHEGLNPSGSFKDRGMTVGVSKALELGMQTVACASTGNTSASLAIYAAKAGISAVVLLPTGKVAMGKVAQALMHGARVISIKGNFDDVFQLVQELCDQEGFYLLNSVNPFRLEGQKTIGFEIVDQLNWGVPDRVVVPVGNAGNISAIHKGFVEFQKFDIIDEIPKMTGIQAEGAAPIVDAFKRGVKDIVPEPNPETIATAIRIGDPVNAPKALRAIRNSGGMAEVVSDGEIIRAQKDLAKLEGIGVEPASASSIAGLRKLVEQGIIDGDECVVCVTTGHLLKDPEEIMRVCDKPIEVEADIRAIKKVLSERISK, from the coding sequence ATGTTCTTAGAATGCATCGAATGTAAAACCCAATATCCAGATTCGGAAATCATTTACAGATGCCCAAGGTGCGGCGGGCTTCTTGATGTCATATATGATTACTCGAATATCGACATTAGCGCGCAAAACCTCAAACAACCTCCAAGTGTCTGGAAATACAGGGCGCTTTTACCGATTAAAGGTGAGCCAGTGTCCTTATATGAAGGAGGAACTCCCCTATATGAATGCGGTCGATTGGCAGACGAGGTCGGCATTCGCAAGTTATACGTAAAGCACGAAGGACTAAATCCCTCAGGCTCGTTCAAGGACAGGGGGATGACGGTCGGCGTATCAAAGGCGCTTGAATTAGGAATGCAAACCGTTGCTTGTGCATCCACCGGCAACACATCTGCATCACTTGCTATATACGCAGCAAAGGCCGGAATATCTGCCGTGGTGTTGCTGCCCACTGGCAAGGTGGCGATGGGAAAGGTAGCACAGGCGTTGATGCACGGCGCCAGAGTCATCAGCATCAAGGGCAACTTTGACGATGTATTCCAGCTGGTGCAAGAGTTGTGCGACCAAGAGGGATTTTATCTCCTCAACTCGGTCAACCCGTTCAGGCTCGAAGGGCAGAAGACCATTGGATTTGAAATCGTAGACCAATTAAACTGGGGAGTACCTGATAGAGTTGTCGTGCCTGTCGGAAATGCTGGCAACATCTCTGCCATCCACAAAGGCTTTGTCGAGTTTCAGAAGTTTGATATCATAGACGAAATCCCAAAGATGACAGGGATACAGGCTGAAGGGGCGGCCCCAATTGTTGATGCATTCAAAAGAGGTGTAAAGGATATCGTTCCCGAACCAAATCCTGAAACTATCGCTACCGCCATTAGGATTGGAGATCCGGTGAACGCACCGAAAGCGCTGAGAGCCATCCGCAACTCTGGGGGAATGGCAGAAGTTGTATCTGATGGGGAGATAATAAGGGCGCAGAAAGACCTTGCCAAGCTGGAGGGCATAGGCGTTGAGCCTGCGAGCGCATCATCTATTGCAGGGTTAAGAAAATTGGTCGAGCAGGGCATCATTGACGGGGACGAGTGCGTCGTCTGCGTCACCACCGGGCATCTGCTGAAGGACCCAGAGGAGATTATGAGGGTTTGCGATAAGCCCATTGAGGTAGAGGCGGACATAAGGGCGATAAAAAAGGTATTATCTGAACGTATTTCTAAATAA
- the pyrF gene encoding orotidine-5'-phosphate decarboxylase → MKFKDKLNSMSKENNSLLCIGLDTNIDEIAPFLLRKKDDPVFEFNKQVIDATKDLVVAYKPNLAFYEAMGPEGLKSLMRTIEYIPTSIPIIGDAKRGDIGNTARAYARAVFDVFGFDAVTVNPYMGLDSVKPFLNYEDKGVFVLCRTSNPSASEFQNIGTKPLYQIVAEHAVKWNVHENCGLVVGATWPDEIKKIRTIMGEDMLMLIPGIGAQSGDLEKAVRFGTNSSGDMAIISSSRSIIYAGKGKDFDRKARDAAISLRDKINQFRYES, encoded by the coding sequence ATGAAGTTCAAAGATAAACTCAACAGCATGTCAAAAGAGAACAACAGCCTCCTCTGCATCGGCCTGGATACCAACATCGACGAAATCGCGCCATTCCTTTTGCGCAAGAAAGACGACCCTGTCTTCGAGTTCAACAAACAGGTCATCGATGCGACGAAGGATTTAGTGGTTGCATACAAACCAAATCTGGCGTTTTATGAAGCCATGGGTCCGGAAGGCTTGAAATCTCTGATGAGGACAATAGAATATATTCCAACCTCCATTCCGATCATCGGCGATGCAAAGAGAGGGGACATCGGCAACACCGCCAGAGCATACGCAAGAGCCGTGTTCGATGTGTTCGGTTTTGACGCCGTAACGGTAAATCCATATATGGGGCTCGATTCGGTCAAGCCCTTCCTAAATTATGAGGACAAGGGAGTATTCGTGTTATGCAGAACTTCCAACCCCAGTGCATCCGAGTTTCAAAATATCGGCACAAAGCCGCTGTATCAAATCGTGGCTGAGCACGCGGTAAAGTGGAATGTGCACGAAAACTGCGGATTGGTGGTCGGAGCCACCTGGCCAGACGAGATAAAGAAGATACGAACTATTATGGGCGAGGACATGCTGATGTTGATTCCAGGCATAGGCGCACAAAGTGGTGACCTTGAAAAGGCTGTAAGGTTTGGCACCAACTCATCGGGGGATATGGCCATCATCAGCTCATCGAGGAGCATCATCTATGCTGGCAAAGGAAAGGACTTTGACAGAAAGGCCAGGGATGCTGCCATCTCTTTAAGAGATAAGATAAACCAGTTTAGATATGAGAGCTGA
- a CDS encoding IMP cyclohydrolase, with protein sequence MYIGRIVAIGCSGEIPFAGYRVSSRSFPNRIAEIKDDVVLIVPKDIADLLQNPYISYNCIKIVGDVAVASNGSHTDPIAEKIQLGYPPRDALALGLLTMDYEKDSYNTPRIAGVVDVSADKGYLGIIKSDGLTVREFKLKKDDAQFVATYEQTDFKPLRVKGATAGEIARSMYGLDFEHPVCTAAAVWDGEFKMGVYNG encoded by the coding sequence ATGTATATAGGCAGAATCGTCGCAATAGGGTGCTCAGGTGAAATTCCTTTTGCAGGATATAGAGTATCTTCCCGCTCTTTTCCAAATCGAATTGCCGAGATAAAGGATGATGTAGTGCTCATCGTTCCGAAGGATATAGCAGACCTTCTCCAAAATCCCTATATCTCATATAACTGCATTAAGATCGTCGGAGACGTGGCGGTTGCCTCGAATGGCTCGCATACAGACCCCATAGCCGAAAAGATCCAGTTGGGATATCCGCCAAGAGATGCGTTAGCATTGGGACTGCTCACGATGGATTATGAAAAAGACTCATACAACACGCCGAGAATCGCAGGCGTCGTCGATGTCTCTGCTGATAAGGGATATCTTGGCATAATAAAGTCGGATGGATTAACAGTCAGAGAGTTCAAACTCAAAAAAGATGATGCGCAGTTTGTCGCCACGTATGAGCAGACCGACTTTAAGCCATTGAGAGTAAAGGGGGCAACAGCAGGCGAAATCGCCAGGTCGATGTATGGTCTGGACTTTGAGCATCCCGTATGCACGGCTGCCGCTGTGTGGGATGGGGAGTTTAAGATGGGCGTATATAACGGATAG
- a CDS encoding DUF86 domain-containing protein: MKKRSYRMFAEDILEAMGKIERYIKGLNYETFAKSEMIVDAVIRNLEIIGEASRNIPEHMRGKYPDIPWKRMIGLRNIAIHEYFGVDLSIIWEIITRNLPETSPMIAEMLKGFNVETVK; the protein is encoded by the coding sequence ATGAAAAAGAGGTCATACAGGATGTTTGCCGAAGACATACTGGAAGCCATGGGCAAGATTGAGCGCTATATCAAAGGTTTAAATTATGAGACGTTTGCAAAAAGTGAGATGATTGTGGATGCAGTTATAAGAAATCTCGAAATTATTGGTGAAGCGTCGAGAAACATTCCAGAGCATATGAGGGGAAAATATCCCGACATTCCATGGAAAAGGATGATCGGATTAAGGAATATCGCAATTCATGAATACTTTGGGGTTGACTTGAGTATCATCTGGGAGATCATAACCAGGAACCTACCGGAAACGAGTCCCATGATTGCAGAAATGCTGAAAGGATTTAATGTTGAAACCGTTAAGTGA
- a CDS encoding nucleotidyltransferase family protein — translation MKMKTRKEMEETLKRHKPFLREKFKVSEIGIFGSYIRGEESKKSDVDILVEFYGPIGWEFVDLKEFLEEILGKEVDLVTIRALKPQLKDKILEEVVYA, via the coding sequence ATGAAGATGAAAACGCGAAAAGAAATGGAAGAAACATTGAAAAGACATAAACCTTTCCTGAGAGAGAAGTTCAAGGTAAGTGAGATAGGGATTTTTGGATCTTACATCCGGGGGGAGGAATCCAAAAAAAGCGACGTGGATATTTTAGTGGAGTTTTATGGTCCGATCGGATGGGAGTTTGTCGATCTCAAGGAATTTCTCGAGGAAATTTTGGGCAAAGAAGTAGATTTAGTTACAATAAGGGCTTTGAAACCACAGCTAAAAGATAAAATATTGGAAGAAGTGGTTTACGCATGA
- a CDS encoding methanogenesis marker 12 protein, which translates to MFVGIDHGTTAIRFGTDDGHGFELSRESAREMADDILLKAILCGLDVNASDIDLMAIGYSMGDGISKITDIRCVANRGVRGVGGAGRNVGGGTHVFDVIRASNIPAIVIPGIHSGSDIDPRMKMFSHGASPEKVGIAYHALLRGYYTFIVSDVSSNTVTVGVVNGKIIGAIDAGIFAPGILHGPLDLEAIRDIDAGKMSANEAFSRGGVLKHTPFRDQKELINAKSDDARLALDRLALFAAMEIAGMRVMVEEREVLEAIFLSGPGEIRIKIENILNMKTIHLNKWGAAIGCAEIARDVHAGKKNILGIEVDKRFK; encoded by the coding sequence ATGTTTGTTGGAATCGACCACGGTACCACAGCGATACGCTTCGGAACGGATGATGGTCATGGCTTTGAATTATCACGGGAAAGCGCCAGAGAAATGGCAGACGATATACTGCTTAAGGCCATCCTATGCGGTTTAGATGTCAACGCAAGTGATATCGATTTGATGGCGATAGGATATTCGATGGGAGACGGCATATCAAAGATCACCGATATTAGGTGCGTAGCCAATCGGGGCGTCAGAGGGGTTGGAGGTGCTGGGAGAAATGTTGGCGGCGGCACTCATGTATTCGATGTGATCAGGGCATCTAACATACCTGCGATTGTAATACCTGGTATACACTCCGGGAGCGACATAGACCCGCGGATGAAGATGTTTTCACATGGAGCTAGCCCGGAGAAAGTTGGAATCGCATACCATGCTCTTTTGCGCGGATATTATACTTTCATCGTCTCAGATGTAAGCTCGAATACCGTTACGGTTGGAGTGGTAAATGGAAAAATTATCGGCGCCATAGATGCGGGCATTTTTGCACCTGGGATACTCCATGGTCCATTGGACCTTGAAGCCATTCGGGACATCGATGCCGGCAAAATGAGTGCAAACGAGGCTTTTTCAAGGGGAGGCGTATTGAAACACACGCCCTTTAGGGACCAAAAGGAACTAATAAATGCAAAAAGTGATGATGCCAGATTAGCTCTGGATAGACTCGCCCTGTTTGCCGCGATGGAAATAGCTGGGATGCGAGTAATGGTCGAAGAGCGTGAAGTGCTGGAGGCCATTTTTTTGAGCGGACCTGGTGAAATCAGAATTAAAATAGAGAATATCTTAAATATGAAAACCATCCACCTTAATAAATGGGGCGCTGCAATAGGCTGTGCCGAGATAGCACGAGATGTACATGCTGGCAAGAAGAACATCCTTGGAATTGAGGTGGATAAGCGATTTAAGTAA
- a CDS encoding CBS domain-containing protein has product MIVSEIMHKPTFVDSMSTVTDTAKIMCEKNIASVIVGSATDSKGILTERDVIKKVVAGGIDPKTTLVKNVMHPAVVTINENASVQDAVKLLMTHYIRHLPVSDDSGKVVGMVSARTVMDALGRLYVSERRRRSSRPPSF; this is encoded by the coding sequence ATGATAGTAAGCGAAATTATGCACAAGCCAACTTTTGTAGACTCTATGTCTACGGTCACGGATACCGCTAAAATTATGTGTGAAAAAAACATAGCTTCCGTCATAGTTGGTTCTGCTACCGATTCAAAGGGCATATTGACGGAGCGGGACGTAATAAAAAAAGTAGTAGCTGGAGGGATAGATCCAAAGACGACTCTGGTCAAAAATGTGATGCATCCCGCGGTTGTCACAATTAACGAAAACGCCTCCGTCCAGGATGCGGTAAAATTGCTGATGACTCATTATATACGACATCTTCCGGTCTCCGACGATTCAGGGAAGGTCGTAGGCATGGTGAGTGCACGCACCGTCATGGATGCCTTGGGACGTTTATATGTAAGTGAGCGGCGCCGAAGAAGCTCTCGACCACCAAGCTTTTAA
- a CDS encoding phosphate-starvation-inducible PsiE family protein, producing the protein MRYNSIVWRQKLADTVDGIEIAIYAIIAVFLIGMAFITFVHVGRNLLLNVFVIPNDPMSAMLLALKDLMVAMILVELLQTVIVFIREHKLDMRLILAAGLTAMVRKVLVFGVEPIDAMMMSLVVALIVVLTVAMVVFTKYGPITKSIH; encoded by the coding sequence ATGAGATATAATAGCATAGTCTGGAGGCAAAAACTGGCAGACACGGTAGATGGGATAGAAATAGCAATCTATGCGATTATCGCTGTATTCTTGATTGGGATGGCATTTATCACATTTGTACACGTGGGAAGAAATCTGTTGTTGAATGTTTTTGTGATTCCAAATGACCCGATGTCGGCCATGTTATTGGCACTCAAAGATCTAATGGTTGCCATGATACTCGTTGAACTACTACAGACCGTTATAGTTTTTATAAGGGAACATAAACTTGACATGCGACTGATACTGGCTGCTGGATTGACGGCCATGGTGCGGAAAGTACTTGTATTCGGTGTGGAGCCCATAGATGCTATGATGATGAGTCTCGTAGTGGCATTGATTGTAGTGTTAACTGTAGCAATGGTGGTGTTCACAAAATATGGACCAATAACGAAATCAATTCATTAA
- a CDS encoding MgtC/SapB family protein, whose amino-acid sequence MMHSLEIYESLFKIGLSVALGMFIGIEREWAHKEAGIRTFTLVTLCGTIFSFISHQLVVVGAVFIVILSVLISIWNLSNNKDINLTTMVSLMLAYGVGILIEMEFYTFAIAITIIVTAILSVKHELHGFAKGLTDQEIKGVVKFGILAFVIFPVLPNAYIDPWHMINPRTIWLMVMLISAFGFINYIIMKRMGSRGIIYTGFFGGLANSTAVVFELASRVRGNPNLMFFATSAVLLSNVAMCMRNLFICAMFSWQLATTTLFPLLTMMLTGLIYVHWAGTNTHRVEVELKSPFSITQALLFGFIFLGIIVISALAHAQFGDAGFYVSKLISGMISSASATTSAIVLYQAGKIDHMTAALGIIISNISSVVTKIGLVRASGNREFAKHVIIGSSIIIISSLAVTAILLLA is encoded by the coding sequence ATGATGCACTCCCTGGAGATATATGAGTCCCTGTTCAAAATTGGCCTGAGCGTGGCCCTTGGTATGTTCATAGGCATTGAGCGCGAGTGGGCACACAAGGAAGCGGGCATCAGGACGTTCACACTGGTAACTCTATGCGGAACTATTTTCAGTTTTATAAGTCATCAGTTGGTTGTAGTGGGTGCGGTCTTCATCGTGATATTGTCGGTGCTCATATCCATCTGGAACTTGTCCAATAATAAGGATATAAATCTGACTACTATGGTTTCTCTCATGCTGGCATATGGCGTCGGCATCCTGATAGAGATGGAGTTTTATACATTTGCGATTGCCATCACGATAATCGTCACAGCCATTCTATCTGTTAAACACGAACTCCATGGATTCGCGAAAGGTCTGACCGACCAGGAAATAAAAGGAGTTGTCAAGTTTGGCATCCTTGCGTTCGTAATTTTTCCTGTTTTGCCAAACGCGTACATCGACCCATGGCACATGATAAATCCCAGAACCATCTGGTTGATGGTCATGTTGATTTCAGCTTTTGGCTTCATCAACTACATCATAATGAAGCGAATGGGTAGCCGCGGAATCATATATACTGGCTTTTTTGGCGGCCTGGCAAACAGCACGGCGGTCGTATTTGAGCTGGCATCGCGCGTGCGAGGCAATCCAAACCTGATGTTCTTTGCTACTTCAGCCGTACTTCTGTCGAATGTTGCAATGTGTATGCGCAATTTATTCATCTGCGCAATGTTTTCATGGCAATTGGCGACAACGACGCTGTTCCCCCTGCTCACCATGATGCTTACTGGCTTAATCTATGTGCATTGGGCAGGTACAAACACTCATCGAGTGGAAGTGGAGCTCAAGTCACCGTTCAGCATAACACAGGCACTGCTATTTGGATTTATATTCCTGGGTATTATCGTCATCTCCGCTCTGGCGCACGCGCAATTTGGCGATGCTGGTTTCTACGTCTCAAAACTCATCAGCGGAATGATAAGCAGCGCTAGCGCGACGACGAGCGCAATCGTCCTCTATCAAGCAGGTAAGATCGATCACATGACGGCGGCGCTGGGCATAATTATCTCCAATATCTCGAGCGTTGTGACCAAAATTGGGCTGGTTAGAGCGTCTGGCAACAGGGAGTTTGCAAAACACGTTATCATCGGAAGCAGCATTATCATAATATCGTCTTTGGCGGTGACTGCAATATTGCTACTTGCATAA